In Saccopteryx leptura isolate mSacLep1 chromosome 12, mSacLep1_pri_phased_curated, whole genome shotgun sequence, a genomic segment contains:
- the LOC136383860 gene encoding protein S100-A10-like, translating to MPSQTEHATEPLMSTFHKCAGGKGYSTKKNLRLLVEKECPGFLKNQKEPLAMSKIMKDVDRCRDGGVGFQSRFSLIAGLTTVCKRYSVLHMKPKGKEASNAGRLLPP from the exons ATGCCATCTCAAACGGAACACGCCACGGAACCTCTGATGTCCACATTTCATAAATGTGCTGGAGGGAAAGGCTACTCGACAAAGAAGAACCTGAGACTACTCGTGGAAAAGGAATGCCCTGggtttttgaaaaatcaaaaagagCCTTTAGCCATGAGCAAAATAATGAAGGACGTGGACCGGTGCAGAGACGGCGGAGTGGGTTTCCAGAGCCGCTT TTCACTAATAGCTGGGCTCACCACTGTGTGCAAAAGATATTCTGTCCTACACATGAAGCCGAAGGGAAAAGAAGCAAGCAATGCTGGGAGGCTGCTTCCACCCTAA